A section of the Streptomyces sp. NBC_01408 genome encodes:
- the dapF gene encoding diaminopimelate epimerase — MTQSTLPFLKGHGTENDFVIVPDPANAVELSPAAVAKLCDRRAGIGADGVLHVVRSAAHPEAAHLAGEAEWFMDYRNSDGSVAEMCGNGVRVFARYLQYAGHVEPGGIAVATRGGVKRVHLDKGGDVTVSMGRAEFPEGEVTVSVGARSWPARNVNMGNPHAVAFVESLDDAGNLYTAPPFSPASAYPAGANVEFVVDRGPRHVAMRVHERGSGETRSCGTGACAVAVAAIRRDGADPAATGTPATYTVDLPGGTLVITEHPDGQIEMTGPAVIVATGEFDADWLTETAFS; from the coding sequence GTGACGCAGAGCACCCTCCCCTTCCTCAAGGGCCACGGGACCGAGAACGACTTCGTGATCGTCCCGGACCCGGCCAACGCCGTCGAGCTGTCCCCGGCCGCCGTCGCCAAGCTGTGCGACCGGCGGGCCGGCATCGGCGCGGACGGCGTACTGCACGTCGTCCGGTCCGCCGCGCACCCCGAGGCGGCGCACCTGGCCGGCGAGGCGGAGTGGTTCATGGACTACCGCAACAGCGACGGCTCCGTCGCCGAGATGTGCGGCAACGGCGTGCGCGTCTTCGCCCGCTACCTCCAGTACGCCGGTCACGTCGAGCCCGGGGGCATCGCCGTCGCCACCCGCGGCGGAGTCAAGCGGGTCCACCTCGACAAGGGCGGGGACGTCACCGTCTCCATGGGGCGCGCCGAGTTCCCCGAGGGCGAGGTCACCGTTTCGGTCGGCGCCCGCAGCTGGCCCGCGCGCAACGTGAACATGGGGAACCCGCACGCCGTGGCCTTCGTTGAAAGCCTCGACGACGCCGGGAACCTGTACACCGCCCCGCCGTTCAGCCCGGCGTCCGCCTACCCGGCCGGTGCCAATGTCGAGTTCGTCGTCGACCGCGGCCCCCGGCACGTCGCCATGCGCGTCCACGAGCGCGGCTCCGGCGAGACCCGCTCCTGCGGTACCGGCGCCTGCGCCGTCGCCGTGGCCGCCATCCGCCGCGACGGCGCCGACCCGGCGGCCACCGGCACACCGGCCACCTACACCGTCGACCTCCCCGGCGGCACCCTGGTCATCACCGAGCACCCCGACGGGCAGATCGAGATGACCGGACCGGCCGTGATCGTGGCCACGGGCGAGTTCGACGCGGACTGGCTCACCGAAACGGCCTTCAGCTGA